A genomic window from Streptomyces mirabilis includes:
- a CDS encoding DUF6760 family protein yields MTYATDRIQEEIAYIAYHFHWSLETILDLEHRDRRGYTEQIAALVNRGAGEG; encoded by the coding sequence GTGACGTACGCGACCGACCGCATCCAGGAGGAGATCGCGTACATCGCCTATCACTTCCACTGGAGCCTGGAGACCATCCTGGATCTCGAACACCGCGACCGGCGCGGCTACACGGAACAGATCGCGGCACTCGTCAACCGCGGCGCCGGAGAAGGGTGA
- a CDS encoding hydrolase, with protein MSLWTSLEPASSTVDPGGSTKVRLRLRNTGDVVDEYRFEPVGDVAPWTVVEPQTLRLYPGTTGTVELTFSPPRSPDAVAGPNPFAVRITPTEHPEATTVPEGNLTITPFTEVRAELVPPTVKGRFRGRPKLAVDNLGNTRLTASVSGSDNGDHLSYDIHPSNVQIEPGRAAFVKATLKPRQIIWFGSKEQRPYTLAIQRSGTGPQPVEGTYVQRGFLPRWLATFLGVFMALAITFVMLWIAYKPQVRTSATEKLQEAGISTLPPSPSTSAAPPTPPSPSAEAPVVPSAPETQAASGSGGGGGGSSETKPKESATPQEDTAATAVAQLAAQDPGRHICYRAYLTDKGWTKPVCDGAMAGTVGQNRPIKSLNLATSDTDGTAATAFVYDSRSTNGNGHYFGPWKGVVDGADLYIGSTKKDDPYMLGFAMNVGQSKSVVCQTTHVHNEGWHGLGCDEPGGDNYIFGGTLSNLLWLEAVKFTV; from the coding sequence GTGAGCCTTTGGACTTCGCTGGAGCCTGCCTCCAGCACTGTGGATCCCGGTGGTAGCACCAAGGTGCGGTTGCGGTTGCGCAACACCGGTGACGTGGTGGATGAGTACCGGTTCGAGCCGGTGGGTGATGTGGCGCCGTGGACGGTGGTGGAGCCGCAGACGCTGCGGCTGTATCCGGGGACGACGGGGACGGTGGAGTTGACGTTCTCGCCACCCCGTTCTCCCGACGCGGTGGCGGGTCCGAATCCGTTCGCGGTGCGGATCACGCCGACGGAGCATCCGGAGGCGACGACGGTTCCCGAGGGGAATCTGACGATCACGCCGTTCACGGAGGTGCGGGCGGAGTTGGTGCCGCCGACGGTGAAGGGGCGTTTTCGGGGGCGGCCGAAGCTGGCGGTGGACAATCTGGGTAATACGAGGCTGACGGCGTCGGTCAGTGGCAGTGACAACGGCGATCATCTGTCGTACGACATCCATCCGAGCAATGTTCAGATCGAGCCGGGTCGTGCGGCGTTCGTGAAGGCGACGCTGAAGCCGCGGCAGATCATCTGGTTCGGGTCGAAGGAGCAGCGGCCGTACACGCTGGCGATTCAGCGTTCGGGTACGGGTCCGCAGCCGGTGGAGGGCACGTATGTGCAGCGCGGGTTCCTGCCGCGTTGGCTCGCCACGTTCCTGGGTGTGTTCATGGCGCTGGCGATCACGTTCGTGATGCTGTGGATCGCGTACAAGCCCCAGGTGCGCACGTCCGCCACGGAGAAGCTCCAGGAAGCCGGCATCAGCACGCTGCCGCCCAGCCCCTCGACCTCCGCCGCGCCCCCCACGCCTCCCTCGCCCAGCGCCGAGGCCCCGGTCGTGCCCTCGGCGCCCGAGACACAGGCCGCGAGCGGTTCCGGAGGGGGCGGTGGAGGTTCCTCCGAGACCAAGCCGAAGGAGTCGGCCACACCGCAGGAGGACACGGCGGCGACCGCCGTCGCGCAACTGGCCGCGCAGGACCCCGGACGGCACATCTGCTACCGGGCCTATCTGACGGACAAGGGCTGGACCAAACCGGTGTGCGACGGCGCCATGGCCGGCACCGTGGGACAGAACCGCCCGATCAAGTCCCTCAACCTCGCCACGTCCGACACCGACGGCACCGCTGCCACCGCCTTCGTCTACGACTCCCGGTCGACCAACGGCAACGGGCACTATTTCGGGCCGTGGAAGGGCGTGGTCGACGGCGCCGACCTCTACATCGGCAGCACCAAGAAGGACGACCCGTACATGCTGGGCTTCGCCATGAACGTCGGCCAGAGCAAGAGCGTCGTCTGCCAGACCACGCACGTCCACAACGAGGGCTGGCACGGCCTGGGCTGCGACGAGCCCGGCGGGGACAACTACATCTTCGGCGGGACCCTGAGCAACCTGCTCTGGCTCGAGGCCGTCAAGTTCACCGTTTGA
- a CDS encoding phage tail sheath subtilisin-like domain-containing protein: protein MPSYLSPGVYVEEVASGSRPIEGVGTSVAAFVGLAPIGPLHEPTLVTNWTQYVAAFGEFTDGYYLAHSVYGFFNNGGSAAYVVRVGGTPGGASGDSAAPAAVTGSGAQAALPPGEPKQLGTFSVSAVAGGRLSVEVADPEGEGPAERFKLIVKDGDKVAETFDVTAKKGGRNYVVTQVKERSKLVAVQEAAPAAQLARPDNQTVALAAPSASAPAVPATTDGGHPGPAQYLGDSADRTGFGGLEAVDEVSMVAVPDLMAAYQRGAIDLEAVKAVQLGLIAHCELMGDRVAVIDPPPGLNARQIRVWRQETAGYDSKYAALYYPWVKAFDPATGQSRLIPPSGHVAGIWARNDSERGVHKAPANEVVRGAVDLELQITRGEQDLLNPIGVNCIRAFPGRGIRVWGARTMSSDPAWRYLNIRRYFNYLEESILIGTQWVVFEPNDHALWARIRRNVSAFLVNEWRNGALFGSRPEEAYYVKCDEETNPPESVDLGRVICEIGIAPVKPAEFVIFRLAQFSSGSGELEE, encoded by the coding sequence ATGCCGTCCTACCTGTCGCCGGGCGTCTACGTCGAGGAGGTGGCCAGCGGCTCGCGTCCGATCGAGGGCGTGGGCACCTCGGTGGCGGCCTTCGTCGGTCTCGCCCCGATCGGCCCCCTGCACGAGCCGACACTGGTGACCAACTGGACGCAGTACGTGGCGGCCTTCGGTGAGTTCACCGACGGGTACTACCTCGCGCACTCCGTCTACGGTTTCTTCAACAACGGCGGCAGCGCCGCGTATGTCGTCCGGGTCGGCGGAACGCCCGGCGGCGCCTCGGGCGACTCCGCGGCCCCCGCCGCGGTGACCGGCTCCGGCGCGCAGGCCGCGCTGCCGCCGGGTGAGCCGAAGCAGCTCGGCACGTTCTCGGTGAGCGCCGTCGCGGGCGGCAGGCTGAGCGTCGAGGTCGCCGACCCCGAGGGCGAGGGCCCGGCCGAGCGGTTCAAGCTGATCGTCAAGGACGGCGACAAGGTCGCCGAGACCTTCGACGTGACCGCCAAGAAGGGCGGTCGCAACTATGTGGTCACCCAGGTGAAGGAGCGCTCGAAGCTCGTCGCCGTGCAGGAGGCCGCGCCCGCCGCCCAGCTGGCCCGCCCCGACAACCAGACGGTGGCGCTCGCGGCCCCGTCCGCTTCCGCCCCCGCCGTCCCGGCGACCACGGACGGCGGCCACCCCGGCCCCGCCCAGTACCTCGGCGACTCCGCCGACCGCACCGGCTTCGGCGGCCTGGAGGCCGTGGACGAGGTCTCGATGGTCGCCGTCCCCGACCTGATGGCCGCCTACCAGCGCGGCGCCATCGACCTGGAGGCCGTCAAGGCCGTCCAGCTCGGTCTGATCGCGCACTGCGAGCTGATGGGCGACCGGGTCGCGGTCATCGACCCGCCGCCCGGCCTCAACGCCCGTCAGATCCGGGTGTGGCGCCAGGAGACGGCCGGCTACGACTCCAAGTACGCCGCCCTCTACTACCCCTGGGTCAAGGCCTTCGACCCGGCCACCGGTCAGTCCCGGCTGATCCCGCCGAGCGGGCACGTCGCCGGCATCTGGGCCCGCAACGACTCCGAGCGCGGAGTGCACAAGGCGCCCGCGAACGAGGTCGTACGCGGAGCGGTGGACCTGGAGCTCCAGATCACCCGCGGTGAGCAGGACCTGCTCAACCCCATCGGCGTCAACTGCATCCGCGCCTTCCCCGGCCGCGGCATCCGCGTCTGGGGTGCCCGCACCATGTCCTCCGACCCGGCCTGGCGCTACCTCAACATCCGCCGGTACTTCAACTACCTGGAGGAGTCGATCCTGATCGGCACCCAGTGGGTGGTGTTCGAGCCGAACGACCACGCCCTCTGGGCCCGGATCCGGCGCAATGTCTCCGCCTTCCTGGTCAACGAGTGGCGCAACGGCGCCCTCTTCGGCTCGCGGCCGGAGGAGGCGTACTACGTCAAGTGTGACGAGGAGACCAACCCGCCGGAGTCGGTCGACCTCGGCCGTGTCATCTGCGAGATCGGTATCGCGCCGGTCAAGCCCGCCGAGTTCGTGATCTTCCGGCTGGCCCAGTTCTCCAGCGGCAGTGGTGAGTTGGAGGAGTAG
- a CDS encoding RICIN domain-containing protein yields the protein MSLWTSLEPASSTVDPGGSTKVRLRLRNTGDVVDEYRFEPVGDVAPWTVVEPQTLRLYPGTTGTVELTFSPPRSPDAVAGPNPFGVRITPTEHPEATTVPEGNLTITPFTEVRAELVPPTVKGRFRGRPKLAVDNLGNTRLTASVSGSDNGDHLSYDIHPSNVQIEPGRAAFVKATLKPRQIIWFGSKEQRPYTLAIQRSGTGPQPVEGTYVQRGFLPRWLATFLGVFMALAITFVMLWIAYKPQVRTSATEKLQEAGISTLPAPTPSLSQAPSSAPADVPAAPSQPQQTPESGGGGGGGGAEASPKATKKTATGPLPASNIVLRNPTTKKCADIPGYDKGSVNGPVREFTCDGTTHDNQLWNLEVREKGGGPEKSDLFQIRNVKDQLCMDLPDYGAKPAQTGVFEFRCDGTTADNQLWWLDKQDDGHYWIRNYSSNHLCLDVAGFSTGGNDTPLTIYYCSNTDDQEWDIVHPS from the coding sequence GTGAGCCTTTGGACTTCGCTGGAGCCTGCCTCCAGCACTGTGGATCCCGGTGGTAGCACCAAGGTGCGGTTGCGGTTGCGCAACACCGGTGACGTGGTGGATGAGTACCGGTTCGAGCCGGTGGGTGATGTGGCGCCGTGGACGGTGGTGGAGCCGCAGACGCTGCGGCTGTATCCGGGGACGACGGGGACGGTGGAGTTGACGTTCTCGCCACCCCGTTCTCCCGACGCGGTGGCGGGTCCGAATCCGTTCGGGGTGCGGATCACGCCGACGGAGCATCCGGAGGCGACGACGGTTCCCGAGGGGAATCTGACGATCACGCCGTTCACGGAGGTGCGGGCGGAGTTGGTGCCGCCGACGGTGAAGGGGCGTTTTCGGGGGCGGCCGAAGCTGGCGGTGGACAATCTGGGTAATACGAGGCTGACGGCGTCGGTCAGTGGCAGTGACAACGGCGATCATCTGTCGTACGACATCCATCCGAGCAATGTTCAGATCGAGCCGGGTCGTGCGGCGTTCGTGAAGGCGACGCTGAAGCCGCGGCAGATCATCTGGTTCGGGTCGAAGGAGCAGCGGCCGTACACGCTGGCGATTCAGCGTTCGGGTACGGGTCCGCAGCCGGTGGAGGGCACGTATGTGCAGCGCGGGTTCCTGCCGCGTTGGCTCGCCACGTTCCTGGGTGTGTTCATGGCGCTGGCGATCACGTTCGTGATGCTGTGGATCGCGTACAAGCCCCAGGTGCGCACGTCCGCCACGGAGAAGCTCCAGGAAGCCGGCATCAGCACGCTCCCGGCACCCACCCCGTCCTTGTCGCAGGCGCCGAGCTCCGCGCCGGCGGACGTCCCGGCGGCTCCGTCCCAGCCGCAGCAGACGCCCGAGAGCGGTGGTGGAGGAGGCGGCGGCGGAGCGGAGGCCAGTCCCAAGGCGACGAAGAAGACGGCGACCGGGCCGCTGCCCGCGAGCAACATCGTGCTCAGGAACCCCACGACCAAGAAGTGCGCCGACATCCCGGGCTACGACAAGGGTTCGGTGAACGGCCCGGTCAGGGAGTTCACCTGCGACGGCACCACCCATGACAACCAGCTCTGGAACCTCGAAGTGCGCGAGAAGGGAGGCGGTCCCGAGAAGTCGGACCTCTTCCAGATCCGCAACGTCAAGGACCAGTTGTGCATGGACCTGCCCGACTACGGCGCCAAGCCCGCGCAGACCGGCGTGTTCGAGTTCCGGTGTGACGGCACGACCGCCGACAACCAGCTGTGGTGGCTCGACAAGCAGGACGACGGCCACTACTGGATCCGCAACTACTCCAGCAACCACCTGTGCCTGGACGTCGCCGGCTTCAGCACCGGCGGCAACGACACCCCGCTCACGATCTACTACTGCAGCAACACCGACGACCAGGAGTGGGACATCGTCCACCCGTCCTGA
- a CDS encoding DUF4157 domain-containing protein: MHAQGKETDKTRGRTGEGRPSGRAPAPGPAAGILALQRAAGNAAVARAVEEQRHEHDANCGHGPSVQRSAVHEVLRSPGRPLDAPLQTEMEGRYGGEDFSGVRVHTDAAAQRAAAQIGAKAFTSGPDVVWDGQDKHVLAHELDHYRQQIRGPVPGTDNGSGLMMSDRGDWAEVQAEENARRVMSGAPPVQRAVDHTAERSGSGTAEAGAPAIQRTVWTYNASTQTRFAMGIPASGVWQDETNPAQTATSAQLGVGADGLRHGDKYDDVTRRHFGSGNVEFSQRGTIPDTPQAHRNGAAYKEREARVRNALVDAKRKMAETIAMLGAGGPPGGRLLDALRSGFPAFQRATPQQIEPLLSHVVEVLTRVQTGLNASGAQIALAGETAWYDLGALGSGQANVAGWVAPTLGERLRPHDMKSEELPTMDAGREGPINLRTPGENVWYIIHEATHRFAGTLDFQYSPYEHELSEDRADVGMAQDLGWSQQQLAQHSAGRLDKRVARDPDQYTGQDEPAHPHKQLNWYAMGRRALMNADSYAQFVVVATGGTLPRR; encoded by the coding sequence GTGCACGCGCAGGGCAAGGAGACCGACAAGACCCGTGGCCGGACGGGCGAGGGCCGGCCGTCCGGCCGCGCCCCCGCGCCCGGGCCCGCCGCGGGGATCCTGGCGCTGCAGCGCGCCGCGGGCAACGCGGCGGTGGCCCGTGCCGTGGAGGAGCAGCGGCACGAGCACGACGCGAACTGCGGCCACGGGCCCTCGGTCCAGCGTTCCGCGGTGCACGAGGTGCTGCGGTCCCCGGGCCGGCCGCTCGACGCTCCGCTGCAGACCGAGATGGAAGGCCGGTACGGCGGAGAGGACTTCAGCGGTGTACGCGTCCACACCGACGCGGCGGCCCAGCGGGCGGCGGCGCAGATCGGTGCGAAGGCGTTCACCTCCGGACCCGACGTGGTCTGGGACGGTCAGGACAAGCACGTCCTCGCCCACGAGCTGGATCACTACCGTCAGCAGATCCGGGGCCCCGTTCCCGGCACCGACAACGGCTCCGGGCTGATGATGTCCGATCGCGGGGACTGGGCCGAGGTCCAGGCGGAGGAGAACGCCCGGCGGGTGATGAGCGGGGCGCCGCCCGTGCAGCGCGCCGTCGACCACACGGCGGAGCGGAGCGGGTCGGGGACGGCGGAGGCGGGGGCGCCGGCGATCCAGCGCACGGTCTGGACGTACAACGCCAGCACCCAGACCCGCTTCGCCATGGGAATTCCGGCATCGGGTGTCTGGCAGGACGAGACCAACCCCGCCCAGACCGCCACCTCCGCGCAGTTGGGCGTCGGGGCCGACGGTCTGCGCCACGGGGACAAGTACGACGACGTCACCAGGCGTCACTTCGGAAGTGGGAACGTCGAGTTCTCGCAGCGTGGCACGATCCCCGACACCCCACAGGCGCACCGGAACGGCGCCGCCTACAAGGAACGCGAGGCCAGGGTCCGCAACGCGCTGGTCGACGCCAAGAGGAAGATGGCGGAGACCATCGCCATGCTGGGGGCGGGCGGACCTCCCGGCGGCCGGCTCCTCGATGCGCTCAGGTCCGGCTTCCCGGCCTTCCAGCGGGCCACACCGCAGCAGATCGAACCGTTGCTGTCGCATGTCGTGGAGGTTCTCACCCGGGTCCAGACGGGCCTGAACGCGTCGGGCGCGCAGATCGCGCTGGCGGGGGAGACGGCGTGGTACGACCTGGGTGCGTTGGGGTCCGGCCAGGCCAACGTGGCCGGTTGGGTCGCCCCCACCCTGGGCGAGCGGCTCAGGCCCCACGACATGAAGAGCGAAGAGCTGCCGACGATGGACGCCGGACGCGAGGGTCCGATCAACCTGCGGACACCCGGCGAGAACGTCTGGTACATCATCCACGAGGCCACCCACCGGTTCGCCGGCACGCTCGACTTCCAGTACAGCCCCTACGAGCACGAACTCAGCGAGGACCGGGCCGACGTGGGCATGGCACAGGACCTGGGCTGGAGTCAGCAGCAGCTGGCGCAGCACTCCGCGGGCAGGCTGGACAAACGTGTCGCCCGTGACCCGGACCAGTACACCGGTCAGGACGAACCGGCCCACCCCCACAAGCAGTTGAACTGGTACGCCATGGGCAGGCGGGCCCTGATGAACGCGGACTCCTACGCGCAGTTCGTCGTCGTGGCCACCGGGGGGACGCTGCCCCGGCGCTGA
- a CDS encoding phage tail protein yields the protein MSLQPGDALTSHNFGLQIDGVMVEYLAEVSGLSIEQDVIEYQQVSSQGIPVTKKLPGVKKAGTCTVVRGMTQSAAFNQWITESVAGQMSTARKNATIMVMDYMNNPVKRYNMRNAWCSKIDTSTVKAGEASALTETVTITFEELVIE from the coding sequence ATGAGTCTCCAGCCGGGTGACGCCCTTACTTCACACAATTTCGGCCTCCAGATCGACGGTGTGATGGTCGAGTACCTCGCGGAGGTCAGCGGCCTCAGCATCGAGCAGGACGTCATCGAGTACCAGCAGGTCTCCTCTCAGGGCATCCCCGTCACGAAGAAGCTGCCGGGTGTGAAGAAGGCCGGCACCTGCACGGTCGTCCGCGGTATGACGCAGTCGGCGGCCTTCAACCAGTGGATCACCGAATCCGTCGCCGGTCAGATGAGCACCGCCCGCAAGAACGCGACCATCATGGTGATGGACTACATGAACAACCCGGTCAAGCGGTACAACATGCGCAACGCCTGGTGCAGCAAGATCGACACCAGCACCGTGAAGGCCGGCGAGGCGTCCGCGCTCACCGAGACCGTGACGATCACCTTCGAAGAACTGGTCATCGAGTAA